One region of Novipirellula artificiosorum genomic DNA includes:
- a CDS encoding serine hydrolase domain-containing protein — MTRIHMATFHHIKVVLAILLFSLATSPIAVGQSNNGTTVNRENWESNQKKLRWAMRHMRELFPTQAVRPGDAKVWTLPESLIDESSFQFHTKANEAMSLGQSLQHLEADAFIVLHDGKIVVERYFEGMRSDTPHFLASINKSIVASVVSSLIDEGTLKENAQIDSDGYVPELALSAYAGATVRQILDMLSAVDYTYVDDDAVGREASLAAHSRSIQPDAKHLGGPIGVREFLLTLKPWQGHKHGGDMLYKESDPAVLVWAAEKVTGKRFAEIASERMWQKIGAEHPMEVVCDPRGRWTYHISVTARDLARWGQMLLNDGKAREEQVVPKRFIEDIRHSGNVQQLQESPLTGELFPEGVGYRSFFYRDTKGKDAIAAVGAYGQMVYVSPEAKTVIVLFSSTKSWLERENAGMSFEKIFEQDVEMEKFRWNLCRALCEFFAAAK, encoded by the coding sequence ATGACGAGAATCCATATGGCGACGTTTCATCACATTAAAGTAGTCCTTGCTATTCTTCTGTTTAGTTTGGCAACTTCGCCTATTGCGGTCGGTCAATCAAACAATGGAACGACCGTAAATCGTGAAAATTGGGAGTCCAACCAAAAGAAACTGCGGTGGGCAATGCGGCACATGCGGGAACTTTTTCCGACGCAAGCTGTAAGGCCGGGCGATGCGAAGGTTTGGACGCTTCCCGAATCGCTGATCGACGAGTCGTCGTTTCAGTTTCATACCAAAGCAAACGAGGCGATGAGCCTCGGGCAGTCACTTCAGCATCTCGAGGCTGACGCATTCATTGTGTTGCACGATGGCAAAATCGTCGTTGAGCGGTACTTTGAAGGAATGCGGTCGGACACACCGCACTTCCTAGCCTCGATCAATAAGTCGATCGTCGCATCCGTAGTTTCGAGTCTCATTGATGAAGGAACGCTTAAGGAGAATGCACAAATTGACAGTGATGGTTACGTACCCGAGCTTGCGTTATCAGCCTATGCCGGTGCAACCGTTCGACAAATACTCGACATGCTCAGCGCAGTTGATTACACCTATGTTGATGACGACGCTGTTGGTCGTGAAGCCTCTCTGGCGGCGCATTCAAGGTCGATTCAACCAGATGCGAAACACCTTGGTGGCCCCATTGGCGTGCGAGAATTTCTGCTAACCCTAAAACCTTGGCAGGGCCATAAGCATGGTGGCGATATGCTCTACAAGGAAAGCGATCCTGCTGTCTTGGTTTGGGCAGCAGAGAAGGTCACTGGAAAGCGTTTCGCTGAAATTGCCAGCGAACGCATGTGGCAAAAGATTGGTGCAGAACACCCGATGGAGGTTGTGTGCGATCCTAGAGGTCGTTGGACCTATCACATATCAGTCACCGCTCGCGATTTAGCAAGGTGGGGACAGATGTTGCTCAATGACGGCAAAGCCCGTGAAGAGCAAGTGGTCCCCAAACGATTCATTGAAGACATTCGCCACAGCGGCAATGTGCAGCAACTTCAGGAATCTCCATTGACTGGCGAGCTTTTCCCAGAGGGTGTTGGGTACCGCAGCTTCTTTTATCGCGACACAAAAGGCAAAGACGCGATTGCCGCTGTGGGCGCTTACGGACAGATGGTGTACGTCAGTCCGGAAGCCAAGACCGTGATCGTTTTGTTCTCCTCGACCAAATCCTGGCTTGAGCGAGAGAATGCCGGGATGAGCTTCGAAAAGATCTTCGAACAAGACGTTGAGATGGAGAAATTCCGCTGGAACTTGTGCCGGGCACTTTGTGAGTTCTTCGCTGCAGCCAAGTAG